ACCGCCATGCAAGCCCGATATCGTTCACTGCCACAATCTGCACGGTGGTTATTTCGATTTGCGATTATTGCCATGGCTTAGCCAACAGGTACCGGTTATCGCGACTTTACACGATGCGTGGCTGCTCAGTGGGCATTGTGCGCATTCTTTTGATTGCGAGCTTTGGCGTACAGGCTGTGGTCATTGTCCTGATTTGACCATATACCCGGCTATCCTCCGAGATGCAACAGCATATAATTGGCGACGAAAACAGCGGATTTATGAGCAAAGTCGACTTTATGTTTCCACTCCCTGTCAGTGGCTGATGAAAAAGGTTGATCAATCCATTTTAGCCCCCAATGTGATAGAGACTCGCGTGATTCCCAACGGGGTAAATTTAAATATTTTTCGACCTTCTAACAAGCAAATAGCTCGAGCGAAGATAGGATTGCCGTCCGATATTCCAATGCTTCTTTTCACAGCCAACTCCATTCAAAAAAATATATGGAAAGATTATCAGACCATGCAAGCTGCTGTAGCAATAATAGCCGAGCAACTCAATAATCAACGGCTGCTTTTTGTTGCCTTGGGCGAAGACGCGCCGAGTGAACAAATAGGGCAGGTAGAAATACAGTTTGTGCCGTATCAGGCAGACCCTGCAATCGTTGCCCGTTACTATCAAGCAGCAGACATCTACATTCACGCTGCCCGTGCTGAGGTGTGGGGTCTTACAATCACTGAGGCGCTAGCTTGTGGTATACCGGTAGTTGCTACGGAAGTAGGGGGAATCCCTGAACAAATTAATGATAATGTTTCCGGGTTTCTGATTCCACCTGGCGATAGCAAATCGATGGCAGATCGAATAATACGGCTTTTGACTGACAAGGACTTGCGGCAACAAATGGGAAAGCAGGCTGCTGAAATAGCGAGAGACAGATTTGATTTAAATCGCCAAGTAGACGATTATTTGGCATGGTATCAGGAGATATTAGACAATCGACAGAATTTTCAAATTTAAGTAAAGTTACACCTACTAATATGGTCGTCGTGCAACTTCTGGGCGGTTTGGGCAATCAACTATATCAATATGCTATTGGTCGGCAAATCGCTCTAACCAATGACGCTCCACTCAAACTCGAGTTATCAAAGGTGGCTAAAGACCCTCTTCGAACCTACAGATTGAAACACTTCAAGATTGAAGCCGAGATCGCTACACCTGATGACGTCATACAGGCTAAAGGCGGAGCCGGCATGATCGGTCGCTTGCTCCGCCGCCTTGACCGATTTAAACCGTATTATCGACGCTTCTGGGTGAAAGAACGTCACTTTCACTTCGATCCTAAAATCTTGACCATCTCTGGCACTGTTTTCTTAGATGGATTCTGGCAGAGCGAGGCCTATTTTAAAAGTATCGAAAAAAAACTTCGTGAAGAGCTGGCGCTTCGTTCCAAACTATCAGCATGCAGCGAACGGATCGCACAAACTATGCAAAACACTACTTCGGTGAGTCTGCACGTGCGTCGGGGAGATTACGCCGCCAATCCGGATATATACTACAATTGCCCTTTGGAATATTACCAAAACGCCATTGCGAAAATCAAAAGCCGCGTTGAAAACCCACATTTTTTTGTCTTTTCAGATGACCCGGCATGGACTCGGGTGAATTTAACGATCAATGACCCCACAACCTTTGTGACCCATAACGGCGTTGATAGAGATTACGAGGATCTTTGGCTGATAAGTCAGTGTAAACACCATATCATTGCCAACAGCACATTTAGTTGGTGGGGCGCATGGCTGTGCTCGCAGCCTGGAAAAACCATTATTGCGCCCAAACAATGGGCTTGGCAAGCGAAGTACAATCATAAAGAGCGCATCCCAGAGGAGTGGGAAACGCTATAAAGAAGATGCACATTTGCCTGGCAACACGAGAGTTTCCACCGATAACAAATGGCGGCATAGCCTCCTATTACGTTCATTTAGCGCAACTGCTTGCCGACCATGGGCATGAAGTAACGGTTCTGACGGTTGGTAAAGAAGGTAAAGAGTCGCTGTGGACTTATCCGGGCGTAAGGGTTATCAGGCTAAGCCACCCGAGCGAGAAGCTCTTTCGCCGGCTTCGACGGAGATTTGAGGTGGGAATGGATAGCGCGGCGCGCTCCATCGCCGATGGTCTGGCCATGCGTGACTGGCTATTCGCCAACGCTACAAAAATGGATATTGACGTTGTAGAAACTGTTGAATTTGATGGGGCAGCGCCGTTTTTGATTGAAAATGAGTTGCCGCCAACCTTGGTGATGTGCCATGGTTCAAATGGACAGGTGAAGTTTCATACTCAAAAAGGTGAAACGCCAAGGCAAAAACTCATCAATTCACTGGAAGTGATGAGTATCGGATTGGCCGACGAAGTCGGATGTTATAGCCCGCTTAATGCAGAGGACTGGGAGCGTTTCATCGGCCGTAAACCGCGCTTCATTACCGCGCCTTATAAGTTTGCTGACCCTCGCATACTTAAGAAATCTTATGATACGAACAATACCGGCATTGTTGTGGGCAGAATGAATAATTGGAAAGGCATCTTTGAGCTGGTTGAAGCGCTAAATCTTTGCGTGCAAAGAGGAAATAATGTCAAAATCCGCTGGATAGGAAGTGATCAGGCGGCGCCTTTAGAATCGGTCAAATCCGTAAAAGCGTATTTACAGGAACGCTATCCGTCACTGTGGGGAAAGCATTTTCTGTGGGAAGAGTTTTTGCCACCCGAGGAAACCCGGCGTGCGCAGTTGGAAGCAGACTTTGCTATCGTGCCGTCGCGATGGGATACGTTCAATTTCACCGCTATTGAGGCCTTGTCACTGGGTACACCATTGATCATTTCGACCGGCGCCGGTGCCAGCTATCTCTGCAAAAATATGGAAAACGGCATCGTCGTTCCCTCCAGAGATGCCAGGGCATTGGCAAATGCCATTGAAATTCTCCAAGATGGTGTTCTGCGAGAACGACTGGGCAAACAAGGACGAGCAACGATCCAACGAGAATTTGCGGCGGAAAAGATTGTGGCGGAGCACGTCGCCGCGTACGAGTCGGCCATGGAAAGGCACCGATATCGCAAAGAGAAGATTTACAATTCTTCTCTCATGGAGCCGTTTGTGCGGCAATGGCAACAGTCCATAAATATTGCTTCGCTAAAACGATTGGCGCATTTGCCGAGAAAATTGTTGAGTTGATGAATAAAGCTCCTTTGGTTTCCATCGTTATACCCTGTTATAACTATGCCCATTTCTTGCCGGAAGCCATTGAAAGTGCGCTTCATCAGACTTACGCCAATGTGGAGATTTTGGTTGTAGACGATGGATCAACGGATAACACACCAGGGGTGGCAGCGGGCTATAAGGGGCGAGTGAGTTATCACCGTAAGCCGAACGGTGGCCTCTCGCAAGCTCGAAACTATGGGGCACGCCTCTGTCATGGCGAATACGTTGTTTTCCTTGATGCGGATAACCGCCTTGAGCCTACATTTGTTCAAGAATGTCTTGGTATGTTCGCCGTCCATCCGAATGCAGCATTTGTTTATACGCAGTTGCGCCACTTCGGTGATCTGAACTATGTAACTGACCATCCGGCTTATGATCCTGCCCGTTTGAAACGAGGCAATTACATTGACGCCTGTTCGCTTCTCAAGACTGATCTCGTCCGTCACTATCCTTATGATGAGAAAAACCGGACGAGTTGGGAAGATTGGGATTTCTACCTAACCCTGGCAGAAAATGGATTCTACGGCGTACTTTTGAATAAACCACTGGTGTGGTATCGCCGTCACGGGGAAAACATGACCAAAAAGCTTGACCCGCTTATTAAACAGCGGTTGCGGGTCTCGATCTTGAAACGCCATCTGCGGCTCGTGGGGCTCAGAATGTATAGCCAACAGTTATGGCGTTTTTATAGGTTGGTGTTGGGCCGCTATTGGCGTAATTCTTTGAATGTCATGCAAGGTTGAATTTGCGTCCGCAGAACATGAATTACGACCCCACGCTATCTATAATTGTGGTCTCCTGGAATACACGGGACTTGCTTCGACTGTGCATTCATTCGGCGTTGGACTCACTGACTGGCATGAACGGCGAAGTCATTGTGGTGGACAATGCCTCCACCGACGGCAGTGCCGCGATGGTGCAGGAGGAGTTCTCGCATGAGCCGCGTGTTCGCCTGATGGCCAATACAGAAAATTTAGGCTTTGCCGCCGGCAATAATCAAGCATTGGCTGCAGCCAGTGGAAATATCATTGCCATCGTCAACCCTGATATCGTGCTCAACCGCGCGACCTTAGCGGCCATGCTCGAATACTTGCTGGCACATGGCCGGGTGGGGCTGGTGTCTTGCAATCTTGTGGGTTCGAATGGAAAGTCGCAATCTATTCACCGACGATTTCCTACCATACCGATCATATTTTTTGAATGGGCCCGGGTTGGCAAACATATTGACCGCTGGCTGTTGCGAAACAGATTTCATCGTCATTACCGCCTGCAGGATATGTCCCGTAAAGACGTCAAGATCATCGACCAGGCGGCTGGCGCATGCATGATGATGAGACGTGCAACCATTGAAAAAATTGGCGTGTTGTTCGATGAACGATTTCCTATTTTGGGTAACGATCTTGATCTCTGTAGGAGGATATGGAATGCTGATCTTGAAGTTCATGTACTTTTCAATGTCTCGGTGACGCACTATGGAAGCGCAAGCTTAGAACAAGTGGACGGGACATTAAAAGAATCCTGGCTATGGGAGGCTCTAAAAGTTTACTACGATCTGCATGAGCCACAATGGAAGAGATGGGCATTACGTCGTTTAATACCTCGAAAATGAAGCTTGGTATTCTCACGCGAGGCTCAGAGTTAAACGGCAGCAGCCGCCTTCGCGCCTTTCAATACACCAAACATCTCCAGAAGGTGGGCGTCGAAACACGAATTCTTGCACGAGATCAGAATCCATCTTTGCTGTTAAGATCTCAATATGTGATGAAAGCTATTTCATTGGCTGCCTGGGCGGATGTGGTCTTGCTGCAAAAACCCAATCAAGCGAATAGGTTGATTGATCTTCTTCACGCTGTCAATCCCCGCCTCGTTGTTGATTTTGATGACGCGGTTTGGGCCCTTCCGCCTGGCAAATCTGGCCCGCGTGCTCAGAAGGTTTCCCATGAATTTGGTGCCCGTTTGCGATATGCGATTAACCGGTCTCGCTTCGCCATCACTGGCAGCCATTATTTGGCAGAATGGGTTAGAAAACAATGTGTAAATTGCGATGTTACCGTCATTCCGACTTCCGTTGATCTAAATGATTATGAGCCAGTCCCAACAACCAATTCTGATGATTCGTTAACAATCGGTTGGATTGGTTCACAAGGAAATTTGCCCGACTTGACACAGGTCGTTTCAGCTCTCGTTCAGCTCTACAAAAGCCATGGCCCGAAACTAAGGGTGATCAGCAGTTGCCGGCCATCGTTGGGTGATTTAAATTTCGATTTTGAACCGTGGTCGGCTGAAACTGAAAATGAAGCGCTTCGACGGCTCGATATTGGTATTATGCCTTTGGTTGAAGATGAGCGTGCCCGAGGACGATGTGGATTCAAGGCAATTCAATATATGGCAACTGGTTTGCCAGTTATAGCTTCGCCTGTTGGAGCGGCGTGTGAAGTGATTGAACACGGCATTACAGGCTATTTTGCAGCGACTCCTGAACAGTGGTTGGCCCGGTTTAGCGAGCTTGTTGAAAACAAAACTTTGAGAACAAGGATGGGAATCAATGGCCGAAAGCGTGTTGAAAAGCACTATAGTATTCAAAGCAATCTCTCGTTACTTTTGAATACCTTCGAGAGACGACTCTCCCAATCTTGATTATTCATCTCCGTTCTGAAAATAGTATGAATATTTGCTATATCTCTAAGACGGCTATCCCGTCAACCAGAGCCGAAAGCATCTATGTGATGCAGATGTGCCAGGCGTATGCAAGCTTGGGCCACAAAGTCACCCTTCTGGTGCCGAACCATCCAATCTCGGTCGACTTGGGGAACGCAGATGTATTCTCTTTCTATGGCGTGCGCCACCCGTTTGACATCCGCAAAATACCTCTGCCTCGTTGGTGCCCTGATATGATGACTTTTGGGACGTTCTTACCATTGGCAGCATTATCTACCCAGCCGGATCTTGTCCATTCGCGTAGTGTGGCGCCTGCCTGGGGAACGACTAACTTGTTTCGCTTGCCGACCATTTTCGAGATTCACAACGCCCCTTCTGAGAATCATCGTCAAGTGAAACTGTTTAAAGAGGTTGTAACGAACCAGAATCTGCTGGCTCTTGTTGTCTTGACCAATGCTTTGGCAAACCATGTAAAGCAGCTTTTGCCCGAAAACACGCGATTATTGGTTGCGCCTGATGGCATTGATACTGCTTTGCTGTGCCGGCAAAAGTCGCCAAAGGAAGCGCGATCAGAAATTGGTATGGCACAGGAACAACGTAGGATAGTTGTTTATACGGGGCATCTTTATCCTGGGCGTGGCATTGAGCTTATCATTGAACTGGCCCAACACATGCCCGATCACTTGTTTTTGATTGTAGGAGGTCGGGATTCCGATATTACGCATTATCGTCAACAGACAAGTCATCTGAATAATTTTCATTTAGCCGGTTTTAAGTCCCCTGCACAGGTTTTCACTTATCTTCAAGCAGCAGATGCCCTCCTCATGCCTTATGCTAATAAAGTTACGTTGGCTAGTGGTGGTGATACTTCATCCTTTTGTTCCCCAATGAAGATGTTCGAATACATGGCCGCAGGTCGTCCAATTTTGGCTTCGACTCTTCCCGTCCTACAGGAAGTTCTAAAAGATGGCATAAATGCGTTCCTGTTGCCTTATGATCAACCCGAGAAGTGGATTGAGTCCCTGCGACGCTTGCAACAAGATAGCACACTGGCAGAAGACCTTGGCCGTCAAGCTCACACCGACGTGCGAGACTATACTTGGGAAATTCGAGCGAAAAGACTTTTAGAGAATTGTGGTTTTTAAAGATGAAATTTGGAGCTTTTGTCGTTACTTATAATCGCCCTACGATTTTGCAGGAAAGCATTAAATGCTTTTTGGAACAAACGCGGCCGCCTGATATAATTTTGATCGTCGACAATGGGGATCCCGAGGGAACAAAATCAGTATTAAAAGGTTTTCCCCAAGCGAAAGTCATACACGAGCTTACCGGTTCGAACCTCGGATCAGCCGGGGGCTTTGCTTATGGTGTGAAGTGGCTGTATGAGCATGGTTATGACTGGATCTAT
The Cytophagia bacterium CHB2 genome window above contains:
- a CDS encoding alpha-1,2-fucosyltransferase, with product MVSGDIRQSTEFSNLSKVTPTNMVVVQLLGGLGNQLYQYAIGRQIALTNDAPLKLELSKVAKDPLRTYRLKHFKIEAEIATPDDVIQAKGGAGMIGRLLRRLDRFKPYYRRFWVKERHFHFDPKILTISGTVFLDGFWQSEAYFKSIEKKLREELALRSKLSACSERIAQTMQNTTSVSLHVRRGDYAANPDIYYNCPLEYYQNAIAKIKSRVENPHFFVFSDDPAWTRVNLTINDPTTFVTHNGVDRDYEDLWLISQCKHHIIANSTFSWWGAWLCSQPGKTIIAPKQWAWQAKYNHKERIPEEWETL
- a CDS encoding glycosyltransferase family 2 protein — encoded protein: MNYDPTLSIIVVSWNTRDLLRLCIHSALDSLTGMNGEVIVVDNASTDGSAAMVQEEFSHEPRVRLMANTENLGFAAGNNQALAAASGNIIAIVNPDIVLNRATLAAMLEYLLAHGRVGLVSCNLVGSNGKSQSIHRRFPTIPIIFFEWARVGKHIDRWLLRNRFHRHYRLQDMSRKDVKIIDQAAGACMMMRRATIEKIGVLFDERFPILGNDLDLCRRIWNADLEVHVLFNVSVTHYGSASLEQVDGTLKESWLWEALKVYYDLHEPQWKRWALRRLIPRK
- a CDS encoding glycosyltransferase, which codes for MHILQVSPGDIGGGAEKVGWNLFTGCRERGHPSWLAVRAQHSSDPDVVKIPRLPQSKAWATACWLFHGRLAPLKERVAGIERLCSWLRDLARGWQPAIERRMGHEDFNFPGSHRLLQLPPCKPDIVHCHNLHGGYFDLRLLPWLSQQVPVIATLHDAWLLSGHCAHSFDCELWRTGCGHCPDLTIYPAILRDATAYNWRRKQRIYEQSRLYVSTPCQWLMKKVDQSILAPNVIETRVIPNGVNLNIFRPSNKQIARAKIGLPSDIPMLLFTANSIQKNIWKDYQTMQAAVAIIAEQLNNQRLLFVALGEDAPSEQIGQVEIQFVPYQADPAIVARYYQAADIYIHAARAEVWGLTITEALACGIPVVATEVGGIPEQINDNVSGFLIPPGDSKSMADRIIRLLTDKDLRQQMGKQAAEIARDRFDLNRQVDDYLAWYQEILDNRQNFQI
- a CDS encoding glycosyltransferase family 4 protein translates to MEEMGITSFNTSKMKLGILTRGSELNGSSRLRAFQYTKHLQKVGVETRILARDQNPSLLLRSQYVMKAISLAAWADVVLLQKPNQANRLIDLLHAVNPRLVVDFDDAVWALPPGKSGPRAQKVSHEFGARLRYAINRSRFAITGSHYLAEWVRKQCVNCDVTVIPTSVDLNDYEPVPTTNSDDSLTIGWIGSQGNLPDLTQVVSALVQLYKSHGPKLRVISSCRPSLGDLNFDFEPWSAETENEALRRLDIGIMPLVEDERARGRCGFKAIQYMATGLPVIASPVGAACEVIEHGITGYFAATPEQWLARFSELVENKTLRTRMGINGRKRVEKHYSIQSNLSLLLNTFERRLSQS
- a CDS encoding glycosyltransferase; the protein is MATVHKYCFAKTIGAFAEKIVELMNKAPLVSIVIPCYNYAHFLPEAIESALHQTYANVEILVVDDGSTDNTPGVAAGYKGRVSYHRKPNGGLSQARNYGARLCHGEYVVFLDADNRLEPTFVQECLGMFAVHPNAAFVYTQLRHFGDLNYVTDHPAYDPARLKRGNYIDACSLLKTDLVRHYPYDEKNRTSWEDWDFYLTLAENGFYGVLLNKPLVWYRRHGENMTKKLDPLIKQRLRVSILKRHLRLVGLRMYSQQLWRFYRLVLGRYWRNSLNVMQG
- a CDS encoding glycosyltransferase family 4 protein; protein product: MNICYISKTAIPSTRAESIYVMQMCQAYASLGHKVTLLVPNHPISVDLGNADVFSFYGVRHPFDIRKIPLPRWCPDMMTFGTFLPLAALSTQPDLVHSRSVAPAWGTTNLFRLPTIFEIHNAPSENHRQVKLFKEVVTNQNLLALVVLTNALANHVKQLLPENTRLLVAPDGIDTALLCRQKSPKEARSEIGMAQEQRRIVVYTGHLYPGRGIELIIELAQHMPDHLFLIVGGRDSDITHYRQQTSHLNNFHLAGFKSPAQVFTYLQAADALLMPYANKVTLASGGDTSSFCSPMKMFEYMAAGRPILASTLPVLQEVLKDGINAFLLPYDQPEKWIESLRRLQQDSTLAEDLGRQAHTDVRDYTWEIRAKRLLENCGF
- a CDS encoding glycosyltransferase family 4 protein, which translates into the protein MHICLATREFPPITNGGIASYYVHLAQLLADHGHEVTVLTVGKEGKESLWTYPGVRVIRLSHPSEKLFRRLRRRFEVGMDSAARSIADGLAMRDWLFANATKMDIDVVETVEFDGAAPFLIENELPPTLVMCHGSNGQVKFHTQKGETPRQKLINSLEVMSIGLADEVGCYSPLNAEDWERFIGRKPRFITAPYKFADPRILKKSYDTNNTGIVVGRMNNWKGIFELVEALNLCVQRGNNVKIRWIGSDQAAPLESVKSVKAYLQERYPSLWGKHFLWEEFLPPEETRRAQLEADFAIVPSRWDTFNFTAIEALSLGTPLIISTGAGASYLCKNMENGIVVPSRDARALANAIEILQDGVLRERLGKQGRATIQREFAAEKIVAEHVAAYESAMERHRYRKEKIYNSSLMEPFVRQWQQSINIASLKRLAHLPRKLLS